A single window of Etheostoma spectabile isolate EspeVRDwgs_2016 unplaced genomic scaffold, UIUC_Espe_1.0 scaffold00003998, whole genome shotgun sequence DNA harbors:
- the LOC116676895 gene encoding G2/M phase-specific E3 ubiquitin-protein ligase-like: protein MYANIVAKSSKRSLNFCSEFGKGCRKTVATLTRTLQVEQRSVQQINIGLMTIGKGGVLKPKRGKTISFSTHPDITALDLLNEAVRKMRDFNKDLDEGPFLLLYPDGSEVINIPGTQRPFTLKAYKEEIGKSYQRVIIFICQKKDFEKVGEYPDTSDSDPEIVIKTTSRDFDLADTLPFEPHHKSSPKNLSEPTTVQASEIIANLALAIDHKKVSRFNISRSDVWDGAVRGFRRSSYSEKSEIFVKFTDDAGSLEEGLDTGGPRREFLTLLMDHLRNRPIFDGPQERRYLVYNPTAVREDEYYLAGKMIAVSIIHGGPAPHFLSKDLVNHIIGKPSFSATVEDVKDEDIGRALHQVQEADSEESLQNLILQNSTMFQTAGCFRPVKACEKHTLVEEYLKWYIIDRNHIAIQRLKDGLASLEFLASVQKHPGVLAPLLCYSAEALTSAEIERLFLPDFSTKGSNRWQRETKVIGFWADFLLECE, encoded by the exons ATGTATGCAAACATTGTGGCAAAGAGTTCAAAGAGAAGCCTAAACTTCTGCAGTGAATTTGGAAAAGGCTGCAGGAAGACGGTGGCGACGCTCACGCGCACCCTTCAA gtggagCAGCGATCTGTtcagcag ataAATATTGGTTTGATGACCATTGGGAAGGGTGGTGTCCTCAAGCCAAAGCGTGGGAAAACTATTTCCTTTTCTACACATCCTGACATCACTGCCCTAGATCTGCTTAATGAGGCAGTGAGGAAAATGAGGGACTTCAACAAAGACCTGGATGAAGGACCTTTCCTCCTTCTTTATCCAGATGGCTCTGAAGTTATTAATATCCCTGGGACACAAAGACCATTTACTCTAAAAGCATACAAGGAAGAAATTGGCAAGTCATATCAGCGGGTCATCATTTTTATCTGCCAGAAAAAAGACTTTGAGAAAG ttGGAGAATATCCAGACACATCTGACTCCGACCCTGAGATTGtgataaaaacaacatcaaGAGATTTTGATCTAGCTGATACACTG CCATTTGAACCTCACCACAAAAGCAGTCCT AAAAATCTGAGTGA ACCCACAACTGTGCAGGCCTCTGAAATAATTGCAAATTTGGCACTTGCAATTGACCACAAGAAAGTCAGCAGGTTCAATATATCCAGATCTGATGTATGGGATGGAGCTGTAAGAGGCTTTCGACGCAGCTCATACTCCGAAAAAAGTGAGATCTTTGTGAAGTTCACAGATGATGCAGGGTCTTTAGAAGAAGGGTTGGACACAGGTGGGCCGAGGCGAGAATTCCTCACTCTTCTAATGGATCACCTGAGAAATCGTCCCATTTTCGATGGGCCTCAAGAAAGACGCTATCTTGTGTACAATCCCACAG CTGTCAGGGAAGATGAGTATTATCTTGCAGGCAAAATGATTGCTGTGTCCATCATACACGGGGGACCAGCACCACATTTCCTCTCAAAGGACCTTGTCAACCACATAATAGGGAAGCCAAGTTTCAGCGCCACTGTGGAAGATGTAAAAGATGAGGATATAGGGAGAGCTCTACATCAG gtCCAGGAAGCCGATTCGGAGGAGTCTTTGCAAAATCTCATTTTGCAAAACAGCACAATGTTCCAAACAGCTGGATGCTTCCGACCTGTCAAAGCTTGTGAGAAGCATACACTGGTGGAGGAGTACCTCAAATGGTACATTATAGACCGCAACCACATTGCCATTCAACG ATTGAAAGACGGACTGGCTAGTCTGGAGTTTTTGGCTTCAGTCCAGAAGCATCCTGGTGTGCTGGCTCCTCTCCTGTGCTATTCTGCCGAGGCCCTGACTTCTGCAGAAATAGAACGTCTGTTCCTCCCAGACTTCAGCACAAAGGGAAGCAACAGGTGGCAGAGAGAGACCAAAGTTATTGGATTTTGGGCTGATTTTCTACTGGAATGTGAAG